CCGATATCTGCAAACCCTTCGGCATCGAGCTTAAGATCGAGACGGCGATCGGCGCGCCCTTCGCCAGTTTCGCAGTGGAGCCAGGTGAAACGGCTTCGGCTGCCCTGATGCGTGCGGCGCGCCTGCGCGGTGTCATGCTGGGCACCAATGCCGCTGGTGAGTTGCGGATCTTCACACCATCGACCGGCGCGGCCAAACTGACCTATGTGCTCGGCCGTGATATGAAGCGCGTCCGCCGCACCACGTCGAGTGCCGATCGCTTCAGCGAGTATACTGTGAAGGGCCAGCACTCGGGTGCTTACGGTATGTCGGCCAATGATGCGGCGCTTTCCAAGGGCACGGCCGTCGATGCCGGCGTCAAGCGTCATCGCCCGATTACCCTGGTTGCTGACGATCAGGTTACGCTGGCAGGCCTGAAGGCGCGCGCCGCCTTTGAGGCCACGGTGCGGCTCGGTCGTTCGCAAGGGGTTACCTTCGACGTGGTGGGCTGGCGCGATCCGGACGGCAAGCTCCTGACGCCCGACCAACTGGCGCGCATCGTCGCCGCGCGTATTGATATCAATCGAGATTTCATGCTGGCCGAGATTGGCTTCCGTCTGGCCGAGTCTACCA
The window above is part of the Asticcacaulis sp. MM231 genome. Proteins encoded here:
- a CDS encoding phage baseplate assembly protein; this translates as MSETVTLKISGEVFDGWTSIDLRAAMMDMCWGFRLSLVDKAPGQTDRSLITDGASCEVWVSGDLFLTGYIDDVDEQIDDSNHDIVVSGRTKTGDLVDCSAVSKSWKNQTLAVIAADICKPFGIELKIETAIGAPFASFAVEPGETASAALMRAARLRGVMLGTNAAGELRIFTPSTGAAKLTYVLGRDMKRVRRTTSSADRFSEYTVKGQHSGAYGMSANDAALSKGTAVDAGVKRHRPITLVADDQVTLAGLKARAAFEATVRLGRSQGVTFDVVGWRDPDGKLLTPDQLARIVAARIDINRDFMLAEIGFRLAESTTSSLRFVRPEAYTTEVIPVPKAKKSRKTGKSKQDDSDWTTTPGAGA